Genomic DNA from Thermotoga petrophila RKU-1:
TGAAATCTTCTTCTTCGTTGGCCCTCAAGTAGACTACTTCATCCGTCACTTTTCCATTGACTACCTTTCTGTAAGGAGTCATGAGAAATCCGTATTCATCAATTTTGGTGTATATAGCCAGCGATGTTATGAATCCTATGTTCGCACCTTCAGGTGTCTCAATGGGACACAGCCTTCCGTACTGTGAGTAGTGCACGTTTCTTGCTTCGAAGACTTTGGATTCTCTTCTCAACCCACCAGGTCCAACAGCGGAAACCCTTCTTTTGTGAGTGAGTTCCGACAGAGGGTTCACCTGATCCATGAACTGAGAAAGCTGGTTCATCGCGAAAAACTGGTTGACCGTTGATATGATAGATTTTATGTTTATAAGACTCTGAATGGAAACCTTGCTCAGAGAGTTTATGAGTGTGAGTCTTTCCTGAATGGCCTTCTGTGCCCTTGCGAACAACCTCTCGAACTCTCTCTGGACGAGTTCTCCCACCGTTCTAACGCGCTTGTTCCCGAGATGGTCTTTTGTATCGAAAGGTATCGAAGGAAGCTCCTTGTTTATGTTGGAGATGTACCTGATAGCAGCAAGGACACTGAGATCGGATGTTACTCCATAGTTCCTCCGAAACACCGATACAAGCTTTCTGAGGTCGTAAGAAGCTGTTTTTCTCTTTTCCAAATATTCTTCCTTGAAGATTCTGATCAAATTTCTCAACTCGTAGGAATCTATTTCAAAATCGTTGACGTATCTTCTCTCAAAGTAGTCGAAGAGAATTCTGGAAGCGAGGACTATATCGAGTGGTTTCAGAACGAGAGAATTTTCGTTGTAAACCTTCTTCCTCGCTTCTTCGGGATCTTCTCCCTCAACCTCTATGAGGTACCTGATGTAAGCGTTTCTTAGTCTTTCGTTGACTTTGTACCTTCCCACCTCGGAAAGATCGTATCTTTCTGGATTAAAGAAGAGATCGTGAAGATACCTCTTCGCCGCGTTTATTCTTGGAAGTTCCTCGGGTCGCAATCTTCTAAATATCTCCAGATAAGCGTCCACAACGGTAACTTCGTTTAAACCGTAAATCTTTGTCTTTTCCTCTTCTTCCTCTCCCTCTTCGCCCGAGGAAGACACCAATTCCAGCATCTTTTCAAATGTATTTTGAGCTATTGGATGAACTATTTTTATCTGATTTATGTCATCTATCATCAAAATCCTTTCCGCGAGATCTTTGGTCAGGATATCCCATTTTTCGGCGATCTTCCTGTCACCATCGTAGATGTCTTCAAGCAGAATGGAACCCACATGGAGCAGGAGACTGTCTTCATCGTCGGCATCCAGATAGGTGGGATAAAGAGAGAGGATATCCTCATCCTTTTCATAACCGATCGTTTTCAGAAAGAGGAAAAGATTGACCTTCTTTCCGTCAAGACCCGCGTAAAGAACTCCATCGTAGGGATCGAGGATAACTTCAAGCCATGCGCCTCGAGATGGAAGAAAGTATCCGCCGTACTCTTCTCTGTCGATGTACTCAGACGAGAAGTAAAGCCCTGGAGAAACTACTATCTGATTGACCACAACTCTTTCTGCTCCATTTATTATGAACGTTCCACGATCTGTCATGTAGGGAATGTAGCCAAGGAACACTTCTTCTTCCTTCATTTCACCGCTTTTCATGTCGGTAAGGCGAGCCGTTGCGTATATTGGAACACTGTAAGTTAAACCCTTTGCTTTACATTCAAGGGGATCAACAACAGGTTCTCCTATCCTGGTTGAAACAAATTCAAGGGCAAATCCTCTGTCCGATTTTTTCAAATCTGAGCGAGTCGCCTGCGAATAAATGGGGGAAAATTTTTTGAGGACTTCGAGCAAACCTTCTTCGAGGAATCTTCGGTAGGAAATCTTCTGAATCTCCACAAGGTCTGGAATTGGTAGGGGTTCCTGAGTCTTGCCGAAAGAAACCCTTGTCCTCCTACCGCAAGAGATCTCTTTCATTTTCTCACCTCTCAATGTGGAATAAGAAACTCCCAGGATTTCTCTCCCGGGTTTTGCTTAGATTGAACGGAAAGGAAACAATAGGGTGAGGAAGAGCTTTTGTACCACACTCTATTTATTAAAACACAAAAACCCTGTACCGGCAAGAGGCGGTACAGGGTTGAAACATTCTTTTTTCACAAACGAAAATTTACTTCAGTTCTACCTCAGCACCGGCTTCTTCAAGCTTTTTCTTGATATCTTCTGCTTCCTGTTTGGGAACACCGCTCTTAATGATTGCGTCGGGTGAACCGGCTTTTTCAACGAGATCTTTGGCTTCCTTGAGACCGAGTCCGGTGATCTCTCTGACAACCTTGATGACCTGAATCTTGTTCTGACCGAAGCTCTTCAAAACAACGTCAAATTCTGTTTTCTCTTCCTGAGCGGCACCGGCAGCGGCTCCGGCAACTGGAGCGGCAGCAACGGCCACAGGTGCTGCAGCAGTCACTCCAAATTTGTCTTCGAGCTTCTTCACGAGTTCTGCAAGCTCTGAAACCGTGAGTTTCTCAATCGCTTCGATGATTTCATCAATCGTCATCTTCAAACACCTCCATCATTCGGATTTTTTCTCTTTAATGGCATTGAGCACATACACGAGATTCCTCAAAATACCACTCAGAACAAACACAAGACCGGTAATAGGAGCTTTCACACGACCAACGAGCATAGCGTAGAGCTCTTCTTTGGATGGGAGTTTTGCGATGTTTTCCACTTCTTCTGCCGTGAATTTCTTTCCTTCGAGGAAACCACCCTTGAGCCTCGAAAGATCAGCCTTTTTATCTTTGTAAAAGTTGTAAACTATCTTGACAGCCTCCACAGGATCTCCTTCCGTGACGTAGAGTACAGCTGTAGGTCCTTTGAGAAATTCTTCGTAGCCTTCGTATTCAGCGTTCTTGAGCGCAAGATTCAAGAGAGTATTTTTCACAACCCTGAACCTTGCTCCATCTCCGTACTTTTCTCTCAATTTGGAGCGAAGTTCGGTGAGATCAGCCACCGTGAAACCCAGGAAATCGGCAAAGAGTATCAGCGATGTTTTTTTGAATATTTCACTCATTTCTTCAACTATGAGTTCTTTTTGTTGCCTGGTCAGCAAAGGATTCACCTCCCAAAAAAAATTTTGTGGACCCCGGAGGGTCCACAAAAAGGTCATAGAACCTTTCTGGGACGCCTCCGGCAGGATCTTTAACCCCAAGGGCCCTGCCATCTACGGCGTCTTATTGAGTTTTCGATTGCTTTACTCTTTCAACAGGCTCTGAAGATTCAACTTTATACCGGGTCCCATTGTAGAAGACAAAACCGCTTTTTTAATGAACTGTCCTTTCACACCTGCGGGTTTCATCTGCATGATCTGTCTTACAGCTGAAATTATGTTTTCCTTCAATTTTTCGTTGTCAAAACTCCTTTTACCAACGGGTATGTGAATGTTCCCAGTTTTGTCCGTTCTGACCTCTATTCTTCCTTTTTTGAATTCTTTAACCGCTTCCGCTACTTCCTGAGTTACCGTTCCTGATTTGGGCGACGGCATCAAACCTCTTGGTCCCAAGATCTTTCCGAGTCTTCCAATTACTCTCATCATATCGGGCGTGGCTATTGCAACATCGAAATCGAGAAAACCTTCCTTTTCTATTTTTTCTACCAGATCCTCAGCCCCTACGTAATCTGCACCCGCTTCCAATGCCTCTTTCGCCGCTTCTCCTTTGGCAAACACCAGAACCCTGACTTCCTTACCCGTTCCGTGTGGAAGGACAACAGTTCCTCTGATGTGCTGCTCAGGTTTCCTGTAGTCTATTCCAGTTTGAATGTGGAGTTCTATCGTTTCATCGAACTTCGCTGTGGCAGTTTTTTTAACAAGTTCTATGGCCTCATCGAGATCGTAGTATTTCGTTCTGTCTACGAACTTCCTTGCTTCAAGATACCTCTTGGAGTGCTTCGGCATTGCGCCTCCTCCTTTCCGTTACTTCAGTCCACCACTTCTATTCCCATGCTCTTAGCGGTTCCTTCAATGATCTTCATGGCCGCTTCCAAACTGTTTGCGTTCAAGTCCGGCATCTTTGTTCTCGCTATCTCTTCGATCTGTTTTCTGGTAACCTTTCCAACAATCTTTCTCTTTGGTTCGGAAGAACCTTTCTCCAAACCTGCCGCTTTCATGAGAAGGAAGGAAGCCGGAGGTGTTTTGATGATAAAGGTGAACGACTTATCTTCGTACACCGTTATAACAACAGGAAGAATCATGCCTGCTTTATCCGCTGTTTCGGCATTGAACCTTTTACAAAATTCCATGATGTTTACGCCGTGCTGACCCAAAGCAGGTCCAACAGGTGGCGCCGGTGTGGCTTTCCCGGCGGGCAACTGCAATTTAATCTGAGCCGTTACTTTCTTCGCCATGTTCGAACCTCCCTATGCGTGGTGCGGATTCCTCCTCCCACGTTTTCTCACTCGATTTTCTCCACTTCAGAAACGTGAAGCACAACAGGAGTTTCCCGCCCGAATATGGTCACGTTTACCTTCAATTCCTGTCTCTCCGGATCGATTTCTTTTATGACACCCGCAAAGTCCTCGAAAGGACCGCTTATTATCTTCACCATGTCTCCAACCTTGAAACCGATCTCGACTTTCACAGGCTTCTTCTTCTCTTCGTACTCTTCGAGCCCCGCAAGTCTCAAAATAGGTCTCATTTCTCTGTCTTTTACGGGAACGGGTTGTCCTCCCGAACTGACAAACCCCATAACGTATGGCACGGAACGAACGAAGTTGTAGGCTTCATCGTTCATGATCATTTCCACGAATACGTAACCAGGGAAGAGTTTTCTTCTTTTCGTCTTGTAAATTCTGATCTCTTTTCTTGTTAAATAATCCACCACCTCAACTCTTCCTGAAATCCTGGCGAAAAATTTCCTGGCTTCTGCCAACATTTCACCCTGTTTCACTTCTTTTCCTTTTTTTATTCTATCCCTGTCAAAAACATCCAGAGGAATGTAATAAACATCCTGCTCACCATCAGGTGTCTGAACGACCACTTTTTTCATTCGTTCTATTTCAACGATCTTTCCATCCAGCTCACAGATGTACTCTTCATTTTTTGAAAGCGGCAGTCCCTGCTTCACTTTTGCTCCAACCCTCAAACCCGGCTCGATCCCCGCGGATTCAGGAATGTAATACGTCTTCGTATACTTCCTATCGATGGTTTCCACGACGATCTTTCTGACGTTCTTCACGTCAACAACCACACCGCTTCTTCGAGCATAAATAGGGGGCTCTTCAGCTATCAAATCTCCCTTGTTAACATCTTTTCCATTGTTCACGTGTAATTTGGCCTTCGGAGAAAGTATGAGCCTCTCGGAAGGACTGGTGGCGTCCAGAACTACCTCTTCAGGAATAACAATACGGCCCACCAGATTCTTTATCCCGGTGGCTTCGATTTTCTTTTCGATATTTTCTTTAACTCTTTCTTCGTAACCAGACATGGTGAGCACTATGTACCAGTTTTTCTTCATCACCTATCACCTTATCCTATTCCCAGCGCTTTGAAAATCGCACTCACAACTCCTGAAAAGATGAAATCAAGCACAAAAAAATAAACGCTTGTAACAGCGAGTATCACGAGAACAACACCAAAAGAAGTGAGCAACTCCTTTCGGGAGGGCCAGGAAATTTTCTTTGCTTCGGCGATGACTTCCCTGAAGAACTTTCGGAGTTTCTCCATTCTCGATGCCCCCTCAGATCAAAAAATGGCAGGGCCGGCAGGACTCGAACCCGCAACCACCGGTTTTGGAGACCGGCGCTCTACCAGTTGAGCTACGGCCCTGCGATTACGCTTTCGTTTCGGTATGAATCGTGTGGGCGTTGCACTTTGGACAGTACTTTCTCAGTTCGAGCTTTGCTCTTTTGTCCTTGTTCCTTGTGGTGTAGTAGTTCTTGTTACCGCACTGAGAACATTTCAGAGCCACTTTCACTCGCATATCTTCCACCCTTTCTCAAAAAATCTGGTGGTGGGGGGAGGATTTGAACCTCCGAAGGCATTCTGCCAGCGGATTTACAGTCCGCCCCCTTTGGCCACTCGGGCACCCCACCACATACTTTTGGAGCCAGCGGTGGGACTCGAACCCACAACCTACTGATTACAAATCAGTCGCTCTACCGGTTGAGCTACGCTGGCCCTATTTCCTTTCCGATGACCTATGGCGGCGGTGGGACTCGAACCCACGACACGGTGATTATGAATCACCCGCTCTCGCCGCTGAGCTACGCCGCCCAAGACCGTTCATTAATTTTACTATCAGAGCTTTTCTTTGTCAACCTCGAACATCTTTGAACGATGTGTTAAAATAATAAGGAGAGCCGTGCTCTCCTTCAGGAACTGGTGGGCTCGGGAGGATTCGAACCCCCGACCACCCGGTTATGAGCCGGGCGCTCTGCCAACTGAGCTACGAGCCCACACCGCTATCAGATTATATTCTAACACATCCCCGTTGTCAAGGAGTGTGATCAGCATGAAGAGAGATCCTATCAAGGAAATGCTCGTAAAATATCCGAGAATTCTCGTGATAAAAGCCGCTCTGAAGATTTTAAAGGACGGAAATAAGATAGACCGAGAACGGATCGAAAAAACGATCGTCAAGATCATGACCAAAAAGGAGGGCTGAAAACTTCAGCCCTCTAAGCTTATATGTTAGTATTGTTATAAAAGACCGGCACCCTCCAACAACGAGCACTTTCCAGAAGGGAGGATATCGATGAAGATCGATATCTTGGACAAAGGATTCGTTGAACTTGTGGATGTGATGGGAAACGACCTCTCCGCTGTACGGGCTGCCCGCGTTTCTTTCGATATGGGTTTGAAAGACGAAGAAAGGGATAGACATCTCATCGAATACCTCATGAAACATGGTCACGAGACACCTTTCGAACACATTGTCTTCACTTTCCACGTGAAAGCTCCCATATTCGTGGCGAGGCAGTGGTTCAGACACAGGATCGCATCCTACAACGAATTGAGCGGCAGATACTCGAAGCTCTCCTACGAATTTTATATCCCCTCTCCCGAACGCCTGGAAGGGTACAAAACGACCATCCCTCCCGAACAGGTGACGGAGAAGATCTCAGAAATAGTCGATAAAGCGTATCGAACGTATCTGGAGTTGATAGAAAGCGGTGTTCCTCGAGAAGTGGCAAGGATAGTGCTCCCTTTGAATCTGTACACGAGGTTTTTCTGGACTGTGAATGCAAGAAGTCTCATGAACTTTTTGAACCTGAGGGCAGATTCTCACGCTCAGTGGGAAATTCAACAGTACGCTCTGGCAATCGCGAGAATTTTCAAAGAGAAGTGTCCCTGGACTTTTGAGGCATTTCTCAAGTATGCTTATAAAGGAGATATCCTGAAGGAGGTACAGGTATGAAGAAAGAACTGGTTCTTCTGCTGATTCTGCTGACTGTTTCCGCGATGGCAATTTACATCTCGGAAGTCGATTTCAAGGGATTGAACACACTCAATTCCGAATTCATAGTTCAAAAAGTCGGAAAACTCTTCGGAGAGGTATCATCCGATGAAATTCAGGAGTATCTGAAAAAAGTCTTCGACCTTGGATATTTCTCCTCTCTAACACCCTCTCTGGAACCAGCTGATGTGGGTTACAGACTTGTCGTCTCACTGGAGGAAAATCCAGTTGTCAAAGATTGGAAACTGGAAATAGAGGGCCCTGGTCTGGTGGACAAAAAAGAACTCAAAGAGCTCGTTAAAATCGAGAAAGGCATGCCGTTGAACGTGAACCTTTTGAAAGAAACGTTCGAAACTATGAGAAACAAGTATCAGGAAGCAGGATACTTTCTTGTAGAGATAAACGGAAACTTTGAGGACGGTACTTATAAAATCGTTGTGAAAGAATACGCTCTATGGGACATCGTTTTCAACGGAGAAGTGGATGGGCTGGATATCGTTTCCATCCTTTCGAAAGCGAAGATAAAAACCCTGAGAGACTTCTATTCTTCCTCTCCACTGGTGAGGTTTTTCACCATGAGCAAGAAAGATTTCTATCCAAAGTACTCCGATATAAACAACCTCATCTCAGTTATAAACTCCTACCCGTTCTTCTCGAAAGAAACAACGGTTAATTTCAAGAAAACCACAGTGAAGGATATCGAAGAAAAGAATGTCGTGATCATGGTGGTCAATGTAGTACAGAGAAGACTGTTTGAAGGAGAGAAAGCTTTCAAAGAGATCCTATTCCACGGTAACACGATCTTCACGGATCAGGAGCTTTTGAAAGCGTCCGGGTTGTCTCCAGATCAGACCTACACGAATGCTCAGGTGCTTCTCGCGATGAACAGAATAGTTGATTTTTACGAGAAGAACAATTTCCCGTACGCATGGGTGGAAGCAAAGGTAGAAGACGACAGCCTCGTGTTCGATATCTACGAGAAATACGTTCGCTCCGTTAAAATCGAAGGACTCAAGAAAACAAAACCCTACGTGGTGGAGAACCTGGTCACCATAAAAGAAGGAGAACCTCTGAACAAAGAAGAGATCATGCTCACCTACTCTTATCTGCAGAACAGCAGGTACTTCGATTCTGTGAACATATATCCACAGCTTTCTCCAAGCGCAACTCAGGTGGATGTCGTAATAGATCTCAAAGAAGCGGAAAAAACGAGGAATTTCATCGGTGGAATTGGATGGACCATGCCGAAAGAAGGCGATTGGTGGCAGGGCTTCAGCGGAATGGTTCAGCTCTCCGCAGTGAACACTTTCGGATACGGAGAGTCCTTCTCAGTGAATCTCAACCTCGGTTTCACCGAAAGAAGCGTTGAAGGAAGCATGAAACTCCCTGTCAAATTCGAAGTTCCAATGAACCTTGAACTGGGAATTGGATACACAGATTACACCACCTCCAGCGGCACCGATACGATCAGCCTCAAAGGCTTGATCTCTTCTCTTCCGTACAAGGGACATTCCTTCGGTATCGGACCCATCTACGAAAAAACATTGGTCGACGGAAGCAAGGGAACTCTCGCAATCCTCACGAGATACAGATACAACACCAAGAACTCCGCAATCCTTCCAACCGAAGGGTACTACCTCTCGCTCGACCTGACACGCGCGGGTCTTTTCGGGCTGGACGATCAAAAGTACTGGAAGGGCATCCTCTCGGGAGAAGCGTACTACCCGATCTTTGAAAGTCTCTTCTGGAGCTTCAAAGGTACAGGCGGAATGGTCCGCAACGAGATTGGAACGGAACTTTTGGAAGTGTCTGGTCCTTATGCGGTGCGTGGTTACAACTACTTCGAGACTGAAAAGATGTTCAAACTCTCAGCCGATCTGAACTGGATTCTTCAGAAAGAAAACGTACCCGTCGTCACCGGACTGTTTGTTGACTACGGCGGAATAGAAGAGAACGGAAATATGAACACTCTCTCCTCAGCAGGAGTGAAACTCGATCTCGTCGTTCCCCTTCTTGGGAGCGTGGAAGTTGGCGGTGCCTACAGATTCAACGAGAAAGACTGGCAGTTCTACTTCTTCATGGGAAGCTGGTGAGGAGGGAGGAGTTTTGAAAAAGATCGGTATCATCGGCGGTGGCCAGCTTGGCAAGATGATGACCCTCGAAGCGAAGAAGATGGGTTTTTACGTGATAGTGCTCGATCCAACCCCCAGAAGCCCCGCTGGGCAGGTGGCGGACGAACAGATAGTCGCAGGCTTTTTCGACTCAAAAAGAATTGAAGATCTGGTAAAAGGTTCAGATGTTACCACCTACGATCTTGAACACATCAACGTTCAGACGCTGAAGAAACTCTACGACGAGGGCTACAGAATACATCCCTCTCCGTACACCTTGGAAATCATACAGGATAAGTTCATTCAAAAAGAATTTTTGAAGAAAAACGGCATCCCAGTTCCCAGATACAAACCGGTGAAGGATCTGGAAAGCGACGTCAGGGAGTTCGGTTTCCCTGTTGTTCAAAAGGCGAGAAAAGGAGGATACGACGGCAGAGGTGTGTTCATCATAAAAAACGAAAAAGATCTCGAAAACGCTATAAAAGGCGAGACCTACCTTGAGGAGTTCGTTGAGATAGAGAAAGAACTCGCTGTCATGGTGGCGAGAAACGAAAAAGGAGAAACAGCGTGTTATCCCGTGGTGGAGATGTACTTCGACGAAGATGCGAACATCTGCGATACGGTGATAGCACCTGCCAGAATAGAAGAAAAACATTCGAAGATCGCCAGAGAAATCGCAACGAGTGTTGTAGAGGCGTTAGAAGGTGTCGGTATCTTTGGAATAGAGATGTTTCTCACAAAACAGGGTGAGATACTCGTCAACGAGATCGCTCCACGCCCACACAATTCCGGCCATTACACCATTGAAGCGTGTGTGACGAGCCAGTTCGAACAGCACATAAGGGCGATCATGAACCTGCCTCTCGGATCAACGGAGCTTCTCATCCCCGCGGTGATGGTGAATCTCCTCGGTAAGGAAGGATATTATGGGAAACCCGCCCTCATTGGATTGGAAGAAGCTCTGGCCATAGAAGGTCTTTCGCTTCATTTCTATGGAAAAAAAGAAACCAGACCGTACAGAAAAATGGGACATTTCACGGTGGTGGACAGAGACGTTGAAAGAGCGCTCGAAAAAGCGCTCAGAGCGAAGAAAATACTGAAAGTCGTCTCGGAGGAGGGAGCGATGTGCCAAGGGTAGGAATCATCATGGGAAGTGACTCCGATCTTCCTGTAATGAAGCAGGCAGCTGAAATTTTGGAAGAATTCGGAATAGATTACGAGATTACGATCGTTTCTGCCCACAGGACACCGGATCGCATGTTCGAGTACGCAAAGAACGCCGAAGAACGGGGAATAGAAGTGATCATTGCGGGAGCGGGAGGAGCAGCTCACCTCCCGGGAATGGTGGCAAGCATCACCCACCTTCCTGTGATAGGTGTTCCCGTGAAAACATCCACACTGAACGGTCTGGATTCACTTTT
This window encodes:
- a CDS encoding DNA-directed RNA polymerase subunit beta; the encoded protein is MKEISCGRRTRVSFGKTQEPLPIPDLVEIQKISYRRFLEEGLLEVLKKFSPIYSQATRSDLKKSDRGFALEFVSTRIGEPVVDPLECKAKGLTYSVPIYATARLTDMKSGEMKEEEVFLGYIPYMTDRGTFIINGAERVVVNQIVVSPGLYFSSEYIDREEYGGYFLPSRGAWLEVILDPYDGVLYAGLDGKKVNLFLFLKTIGYEKDEDILSLYPTYLDADDEDSLLLHVGSILLEDIYDGDRKIAEKWDILTKDLAERILMIDDINQIKIVHPIAQNTFEKMLELVSSSGEEGEEEEEKTKIYGLNEVTVVDAYLEIFRRLRPEELPRINAAKRYLHDLFFNPERYDLSEVGRYKVNERLRNAYIRYLIEVEGEDPEEARKKVYNENSLVLKPLDIVLASRILFDYFERRYVNDFEIDSYELRNLIRIFKEEYLEKRKTASYDLRKLVSVFRRNYGVTSDLSVLAAIRYISNINKELPSIPFDTKDHLGNKRVRTVGELVQREFERLFARAQKAIQERLTLINSLSKVSIQSLINIKSIISTVNQFFAMNQLSQFMDQVNPLSELTHKRRVSAVGPGGLRRESKVFEARNVHYSQYGRLCPIETPEGANIGFITSLAIYTKIDEYGFLMTPYRKVVNGKVTDEVVYLRANEEEDFKIVPATTPVDEEGNIIPERVVARVGEDIRLVPREEVDFMDVSTKQPFSVSASLIPFLEHDDASRALMGSNMQRQAVPLLKAEAPFVGTGMEWEAAKNSGYVTLAEHDGIVKEVDAARIVVHRTDENGNLMYDDKGNPVVDEYRLLKFVRSNQDTMINQKPIVNEGDFVKKGDPIADGPATDMGELALGRNILVAFMPWEGYNYEDAILVSQELLEEDVFTSIHIEVYETQARETRLGPEEITADIPNVSKELLKNLDENGIIRVGAYVVSDYGVGSQAILVGKVTPKGEGDTTPEEKIIRSVFGERGRDVKDTSLRLPHGVEGRVIRVDVYDQNDIAELGAGVLKLVRVYVASRKTLDIGDKLAGRHGNKGVVSNILPKEDMPFLPDGTPVQMVLNPLGIPSRMNVGQILETHLGWLAKLTGKWFATPVFEGAKEDEILRPLYEERKKRGLHLGDDENNPNGKVVLRDGRTGEPFDNPVVVGYMYMLKLVHIAKEKIHARSTGPYSLIHQQPLGGKSHFGGQRLGEMEVWALEAYGAAHTLAEMLTIKSDDIKGRNEAYKAILKNMNIPEPGVPESFRVLIKELRGLALDVRLYDENGNEIDIDKY
- the rplL gene encoding 50S ribosomal protein L7/L12; the encoded protein is MTIDEIIEAIEKLTVSELAELVKKLEDKFGVTAAAPVAVAAAPVAGAAAGAAQEEKTEFDVVLKSFGQNKIQVIKVVREITGLGLKEAKDLVEKAGSPDAIIKSGVPKQEAEDIKKKLEEAGAEVELK
- the rplJ gene encoding 50S ribosomal protein L10 gives rise to the protein MLTRQQKELIVEEMSEIFKKTSLILFADFLGFTVADLTELRSKLREKYGDGARFRVVKNTLLNLALKNAEYEGYEEFLKGPTAVLYVTEGDPVEAVKIVYNFYKDKKADLSRLKGGFLEGKKFTAEEVENIAKLPSKEELYAMLVGRVKAPITGLVFVLSGILRNLVYVLNAIKEKKSE
- the rplA gene encoding 50S ribosomal protein L1 → MPKHSKRYLEARKFVDRTKYYDLDEAIELVKKTATAKFDETIELHIQTGIDYRKPEQHIRGTVVLPHGTGKEVRVLVFAKGEAAKEALEAGADYVGAEDLVEKIEKEGFLDFDVAIATPDMMRVIGRLGKILGPRGLMPSPKSGTVTQEVAEAVKEFKKGRIEVRTDKTGNIHIPVGKRSFDNEKLKENIISAVRQIMQMKPAGVKGQFIKKAVLSSTMGPGIKLNLQSLLKE
- the rplK gene encoding 50S ribosomal protein L11, encoding MAKKVTAQIKLQLPAGKATPAPPVGPALGQHGVNIMEFCKRFNAETADKAGMILPVVITVYEDKSFTFIIKTPPASFLLMKAAGLEKGSSEPKRKIVGKVTRKQIEEIARTKMPDLNANSLEAAMKIIEGTAKSMGIEVVD
- the nusG gene encoding transcription termination/antitermination protein NusG — protein: MKKNWYIVLTMSGYEERVKENIEKKIEATGIKNLVGRIVIPEEVVLDATSPSERLILSPKAKLHVNNGKDVNKGDLIAEEPPIYARRSGVVVDVKNVRKIVVETIDRKYTKTYYIPESAGIEPGLRVGAKVKQGLPLSKNEEYICELDGKIVEIERMKKVVVQTPDGEQDVYYIPLDVFDRDRIKKGKEVKQGEMLAEARKFFARISGRVEVVDYLTRKEIRIYKTKRRKLFPGYVFVEMIMNDEAYNFVRSVPYVMGFVSSGGQPVPVKDREMRPILRLAGLEEYEEKKKPVKVEIGFKVGDMVKIISGPFEDFAGVIKEIDPERQELKVNVTIFGRETPVVLHVSEVEKIE
- the secE gene encoding preprotein translocase subunit SecE, producing MEKLRKFFREVIAEAKKISWPSRKELLTSFGVVLVILAVTSVYFFVLDFIFSGVVSAIFKALGIG
- the rpmG gene encoding 50S ribosomal protein L33; this encodes MRVKVALKCSQCGNKNYYTTRNKDKRAKLELRKYCPKCNAHTIHTETKA
- the thyX gene encoding FAD-dependent thymidylate synthase, which gives rise to MKIDILDKGFVELVDVMGNDLSAVRAARVSFDMGLKDEERDRHLIEYLMKHGHETPFEHIVFTFHVKAPIFVARQWFRHRIASYNELSGRYSKLSYEFYIPSPERLEGYKTTIPPEQVTEKISEIVDKAYRTYLELIESGVPREVARIVLPLNLYTRFFWTVNARSLMNFLNLRADSHAQWEIQQYALAIARIFKEKCPWTFEAFLKYAYKGDILKEVQV
- a CDS encoding BamA/OMP85 family outer membrane protein; the protein is MKKELVLLLILLTVSAMAIYISEVDFKGLNTLNSEFIVQKVGKLFGEVSSDEIQEYLKKVFDLGYFSSLTPSLEPADVGYRLVVSLEENPVVKDWKLEIEGPGLVDKKELKELVKIEKGMPLNVNLLKETFETMRNKYQEAGYFLVEINGNFEDGTYKIVVKEYALWDIVFNGEVDGLDIVSILSKAKIKTLRDFYSSSPLVRFFTMSKKDFYPKYSDINNLISVINSYPFFSKETTVNFKKTTVKDIEEKNVVIMVVNVVQRRLFEGEKAFKEILFHGNTIFTDQELLKASGLSPDQTYTNAQVLLAMNRIVDFYEKNNFPYAWVEAKVEDDSLVFDIYEKYVRSVKIEGLKKTKPYVVENLVTIKEGEPLNKEEIMLTYSYLQNSRYFDSVNIYPQLSPSATQVDVVIDLKEAEKTRNFIGGIGWTMPKEGDWWQGFSGMVQLSAVNTFGYGESFSVNLNLGFTERSVEGSMKLPVKFEVPMNLELGIGYTDYTTSSGTDTISLKGLISSLPYKGHSFGIGPIYEKTLVDGSKGTLAILTRYRYNTKNSAILPTEGYYLSLDLTRAGLFGLDDQKYWKGILSGEAYYPIFESLFWSFKGTGGMVRNEIGTELLEVSGPYAVRGYNYFETEKMFKLSADLNWILQKENVPVVTGLFVDYGGIEENGNMNTLSSAGVKLDLVVPLLGSVEVGGAYRFNEKDWQFYFFMGSW
- the purK gene encoding 5-(carboxyamino)imidazole ribonucleotide synthase, producing the protein MKKIGIIGGGQLGKMMTLEAKKMGFYVIVLDPTPRSPAGQVADEQIVAGFFDSKRIEDLVKGSDVTTYDLEHINVQTLKKLYDEGYRIHPSPYTLEIIQDKFIQKEFLKKNGIPVPRYKPVKDLESDVREFGFPVVQKARKGGYDGRGVFIIKNEKDLENAIKGETYLEEFVEIEKELAVMVARNEKGETACYPVVEMYFDEDANICDTVIAPARIEEKHSKIAREIATSVVEALEGVGIFGIEMFLTKQGEILVNEIAPRPHNSGHYTIEACVTSQFEQHIRAIMNLPLGSTELLIPAVMVNLLGKEGYYGKPALIGLEEALAIEGLSLHFYGKKETRPYRKMGHFTVVDRDVERALEKALRAKKILKVVSEEGAMCQG
- the purE gene encoding 5-(carboxyamino)imidazole ribonucleotide mutase, translated to MPRVGIIMGSDSDLPVMKQAAEILEEFGIDYEITIVSAHRTPDRMFEYAKNAEERGIEVIIAGAGGAAHLPGMVASITHLPVIGVPVKTSTLNGLDSLFSIVQMPGGVPVATVAINNAKNAGILAASILGIKYPEIARKVKEYKERMKREVLEKAQRLEQIGYKEYLNQKE